In Dermacentor variabilis isolate Ectoservices chromosome 11, ASM5094787v1, whole genome shotgun sequence, one genomic interval encodes:
- the LOC142563421 gene encoding uncharacterized protein LOC142563421 — protein MDPRGTPRYVQTDFVLRTEEGVLRDMKRALELNMPVNGIKGPSPLINLNLFNPVLSQAVDYMHYVLLGVTRQLTEFWLDSANSQEPFYIGVPSTIAKLDKRRLSICPPHSFTRLPRSLADRWKASEWKNWLLYYSLPSVLGVLPPRFWRHMSMLAEVIFTLLKSEMSTTDLQCAELQASMGLAS, from the exons ATGGATCCCAGAG GTACTCCTCGTTACGTCCAAACGGACTTTGTACTGAGAACAGAAGAAGGGGTCCTGAGAGACATGAAGCGTGCCCTTGAGCTGAATATGCCAGTGAATGGCATCAAGGGTCCATCGCCACTGATAAACCTCAATTTGTTTAATCCAGTGTTGAGCCAGGCAGTTGACTACATGCACTATGTGCTGCTTGGAGTGACAAGGCAGCTTACCGAGTTTTGGCTGGACAGTGCAAACTCCCAGGAGCCGTTCTACATCG GCGTTCCTTCAACTATAGCCAAGCTGGATAAACGTCGCCTGAGTATTTGCCCACCCCACTCCTTCACACGGCTGCCACGGTCCTTGGCAGACAGGTGGAAGGCGAGCGAGTGGAAGAACTGGCTGCTGTACTACTCTCTGCCATCAGTACTCGGGGTGCTGCCACCGCGGTTCTGGAGGCACATGTCAATGCTGGCAGAAGTCATTTTCACTCTGCTCAAGAGTGAAATGTCAACAACTGATCTTCAGTGTGCAG AGCTGCAAGCCTCTATGGGACTCGCTTCATGA